AGTTTATTCTCCCGATTCGCTTTCATCAGCCGTTCAATGAGCTGTGATGCATTCGCATAATACACCCGGAAACCCTGTTTTACCGCTTCATAACCCAATGCTACAGCAAGATGCGTTTTTCCAACACCGGGGGGTCCGAGGAAGACGACATTCTCCGCATTATGGATGAATCGGAGAGATGCAAGATCCTTGATGATCAACGGATCAAGAGAGGGTTGAAACGCCACATCAAAATCGTCAAGCCGCTTCTCAACCGGGAAACTTGCCATCCTCATCCTGATCGAGAGGGCGTGATCCTGTTTGCTTTTCACCTCCTGCTCAAGAAGATAATCAAGGAGCTCCAGCGTGGATTTCCCCTCTTTTGCCGCATGTTCAAGGCTGTTGTCAAGCATCTCCTTGATCGTTGTCAGTTTGAGCGTCTCCAGGTTGTGATGGACACGTTCATACACAAGACCGCTCATGGCCCCACCTCGCCTGCAAACA
The DNA window shown above is from Methanocalculus alkaliphilus and carries:
- the istB gene encoding IS21-like element helper ATPase IstB; translated protein: MSGLVYERVHHNLETLKLTTIKEMLDNSLEHAAKEGKSTLELLDYLLEQEVKSKQDHALSIRMRMASFPVEKRLDDFDVAFQPSLDPLIIKDLASLRFIHNAENVVFLGPPGVGKTHLAVALGYEAVKQGFRVYYANASQLIERLMKANRENKLEEKIKALTKFHLLIIDEMGYLPFTSEGAHCFFQLISRRYEKSSTIFTSNKSFGEWGEIFGDHVIAAAVLDRILHHCTTLNIKGDSYRLKERRRQGLIPHV